In the genome of Desulfurellaceae bacterium, the window GGCGGTCGGTTCGGTCGGCCGGTGGCCTTTGACAATCCGGCCGGCCGCATCGACGGTGAGCAGATCGCTGACCCGCAACTCGGACCAGTGCAGACCCTGGGGGTTGAGCAGAAAGCGGTCGGTGGTCCCGGGCACGGCCAGACTGAAGTGATTGCAAATGCCCTCGCTCAGCCCCAGCCGGTCGGCCCAGCGCAGGGCGGCGGTCAGGTCGATTTTGGCCTGCCGTAGCTGTTCGGCCTGGGTGCTGTGTGTTGTCATGCGCCGGGCTCTTGTGTGACCAGGAAGACCGGGTCGCCGACCCGGACCGTGCCGGGCGTCTCAATGGCGGCAAACACCCCGAGCTTGTTACGATGCTGCTGGGCGACCGTGCGCAGAATGCGCATATCACGCTTGAGGTCGGTCTGTTGGTGGGTCGTCATCACACACCGCAGGGCCGGCTGGAGCTGGACGATCCTGACCTGCCCACCGACTTCCAGGCTGCCCTCAAGCCAGCCGTCCTCAACAAAGCCGTCCTGGCCGGGGTCGGTCTCAACCAGAATGTTGGGCCGGAAACGGCGCGCGTCGAGTTGGGCGTCGTCGCCGATCAGCCTCTCTACATGGGCCAGGCTGCCGCTGGCCAGGACGTGGATGCTGGCCGAGTCAAAAAAGGTGCCGGGTGGCAGGGGAAAAAAGTCGGGCAGGGTCGTGGCGCCCAACTCCGGAGCCGCCTGCTCAACCGTCAGGTCACCGAAAACGGTCGTTGGATCAATCTCGGCCTTGTTGCGCTGCTCGCTCTGGGCGCGTTCGAGCACGACCTGGCGGCCCAGCGCGTCGGACAGCACGGCCGAGGCATCGGCGGCCTGGACCTGCACCCGCCGACCGTCCGGCAGGCTGATGCTGAGCGGGGCCAGCTCCTCGGCCGTGGGCGGGCTG includes:
- a CDS encoding MOSC domain-containing protein — encoded protein: MDRTQIGVVKDLFRYPVKSMLGERLDELDISATGVVGDRAYALREANGRVMTAKKWARLFEFSARYDSPPTAEELAPLSISLPDGRRVQVQAADASAVLSDALGRQVVLERAQSEQRNKAEIDPTTVFGDLTVEQAAPELGATTLPDFFPLPPGTFFDSASIHVLASGSLAHVERLIGDDAQLDARRFRPNILVETDPGQDGFVEDGWLEGSLEVGGQVRIVQLQPALRCVMTTHQQTDLKRDMRILRTVAQQHRNKLGVFAAIETPGTVRVGDPVFLVTQEPGA